The Mycosarcoma maydis chromosome 8, whole genome shotgun sequence DNA segment TCCGACCGACTCTGCGATGCAGGAGCCGACCTGGCATTACAGCCGTCGAGCAATCCGGTCTCGGGACTCTGGCTCTCGCCATGGCGTcgagcggcagcatcggcagcagcggcagcgcGACCAGAGCGAGACTCATTGTGAGTTCGTCCTGCCGCTTCAAACCGACGTTTGTTCGGAGCACGACCAAAAGCAGGTGTCATAGTAGCATGCTCGATCAGCGTAGACCGATGGCTCGTAGAATCTGTGGAGCTTGAGGTATCTGCATCATTGCCATCGCGGTGGCGTGCGGTTGGCTCCTCTGCGATACCAGTGATGCTGCGCGAAGGCCAATGCGCAGCATTTGCTGAGGCCGAAGAGCCGGCTCTCCAACGTCCCACCCCACCAGCGCTTATCCCACCTTCTGTACGGAACGACGAGGCAGAAGAAGCACTTCGCATGACACGTGTCAAAGCCGACGTCGAGATTGCGGAGCGTGTCTCCGCCGTATTATCATCTTGTTGTGCCTTGCTCCTGCCTTTCTCAGCCAAGGATGGAGCTGACAATACCGCTGTTGACCCAAGACGAGGCGAAGTGTCCGGCGTCTGCATGGGTGGTGTCGACTGTTCGGGtgcctcgatcttgtcggAATGCAACGAAAAGCCGCTCGTCCTTCCAGCGGCTTCATCGTCAGGAACGATCTGTTGATCATCTACAGCCTTCGGCGTTGtgctcttgcttgcctCTGCAGCTATGCTCTGCAATTGCGAAGGTTTGGCGACCGAAGGCTCTGCTCCACCTCCAGGTGCATTTTTGTGCTCTTCGACCAGACCTTTGAGGCCGGTAAGGGTACCTTCACTTCGGCTTCTGGGATGGCTGGATGCATCCTTGAGGTGCGACGATGGATCGTTAGCCGCGCCATTTCCTCCATCGACTGTCGCCGATGAGCTTTTGCGACTTCGCAAAGCCGGCGGTGCCGAGCTGTGGCCGCCGTAAGTCTCGACATCGAGCATAAAGAAACGAACGCCTTCAGGTAGCCGGAAAGGGttcgcatccgcatccgaCTCACCTTGAATGAGTGACTTGACTTGGCTAGCTGTTGGGACGACCTTATTGTTGATGCTTGTGATGCGTGCGACAACCCACTCTTTGGTCCGCAACTGTTCCGCCAGAGCGCCCTTGGCATTGAGGAAGAAGTGAGGGAAGCTGATGTTGAAGGCAGCCCAAGGTTTGTAGGCCAGGTTTGAGCTGCGAGTCGGCAAGAAGAGCGCCAGATCGCCGACCTGGAAGTTCTTGAAGGCAATCTTTTCTCTTGCAGCATGATTGGCCTTGTTGGCTTTCTCGTTGGCTGATTTCCACGCCTTCTGCCATTTACGCACCACAatgttgagcgagtcgagcttgccttTGATTTCGTCGTACATTTCGGACACATCCAAGGCGCGCAGCGCTTCAAGTGTTGTTTCCAGGGTGGCCCCTTCAGCCTCGGCGTCGAATGCATCAAGTGCAGCCTGACGCTGCGATTCTGAAAGCTCGGATACGGATAAGCTGCCGGTTGATGCGGCGATGGCACGTTGAGCTGCAACGACTGCTCCCGAGGATGCCGCCAACGCAGGAGTTGAGGCTGCGTTAGCATTGTTCTTGTCCGTCGCCTGTGCTGCTTCGGAGGACAATGCTTGACGTGAGGAGGTATGCTTGGGCATATCGCGTACCGCTTTCcgcaacaagctcgtcttggcaaGCAGGCCACGAgagcgctcgagcagcagctgtcgaCTGGCCTCCACTTCTCTACGTGAAGCTTCGGCCTCGTTAGCAAGTTCCTTGGCATGATCCATCTCCTTGACGATCTCCTCGTGCGCCACATCGGCTGCTCGAAGCTGGCCACGCAGCAAATCGATGGCTTCACGGTCAGGGATTCGACTCTGTTCGGCTCGTGTGGCGATGCTGgtctgcttctcgagcaaCTTGGTCTTGGCATCCAAATCCGCCTTGAGCGCTCGCACCTTCTCCTCCAAGATGGCACGGTCGCCATCCGCTTCAGCACGGTACGACCGAATCTGTCGTTCTTTCGCGGTCTCGACCTCGgttgctgcttctcgagctttGGCGGCTTCGGCATGTGCGTTTGAGAGCTGCTCTGTAAGCTCTTCAatgcgagcttgagctgtgCGAAGCTCGCCTTCAAAGCTGGAACCCTCACTCAGCAGTGCTTCGATGCGACTGCTtgcgtcgatgcgagcCCTCTTGgcctcttccagctcgacatgaAGCTCATGCGCCtgtgcttcgagctcggcgacaCGGTCGGCTTCTTCTATAACTTCCTGCTTGGCTTGTGCTTCGATTCGATGGCTCTGCTCAAGATCACGACGGAGTTGATTGACTTCGTCGACCATGTTGAGACGACGTTCGCGCTCAAGCTCCAGATCTGCTGCTAGCGTGTCGATACGTGCCTCAGCTTCGCGCTTCTcggcctcgagcttggctaCGTCCGCTTTGCCCGTTTGCACCTGACGCCTGAGCGTCTCAATCTCGGTCTTGAGACGCACCAGGCGAGTCTCGGTTTCAGCTTTGAGTCCatgctcggcttgctcttgcgcagctttggcggcggcgagcTCACTTCGAAGCTGTGTCAGCTCCTGAGCATTGGCGGCAGCAAGCGGTGCGCTGAGACGCTGACGACGTCGCAAGCGTTGCCTCGCACGAATTGAAGTGTCGGATCCGCTCTCGTCGCCCTGGTCGTCCGAAGCTTCgtcctcttgctcttgacgATTGAGAAGCTGGTGGTTGACGAGGTGGATAAATTCGTCATCCAAGTCTTGCAGGGCTGCGGCGAGGGCCTGAAGTGCAGCTTTGACCTCCGGAATGGGGCTATCCACCCCGTCGATGCCGTCCTCGCGCAATTGATAGTCGATatggtcgagcagctcgtaAAGCGCCTGCAGGTCTGCAAGGCCGAGGTCGGCCATGCCCTCGCTGCTGACACGTGGTGTGGTGATTTCGAGACTGGGTGGTTTGTCATCCATACCTTTAACCTCCCAGGGCAACAGCGAAGAAACGTCACTCCTGTAGAACTGCCTGCGCTTCCATTCGGACGCCGATACTTTTGCCatgagctcggcaaggGATTGTGACTTGCCCAAAAAGTGCTTCGCAAACTCACGCCGCCTGACCACTTCGACAACGGTGGCACCATAGGCCCAAAGCATGTTTTTGagccgatgcagatgcttgaagccatcgagcttgttggaATGTAGATCTGCATCGACTGCAGCCAACAGAGAGCCAGTTTCGGTAAATTCGGACTGGATCGCGGAAATGTCGATGAGCAAGTGAAggctgcgctcgaggaTGTCGTTGCGGTCCTGTGTGAGACGCTGAACAGCCTCACGCACCACTTCgtccagcaacagcagctcaTTGGAGCTGCGAACAATCTCGTCAAAAGTCTCTTGATCAATTTTATCGGCCACGGGCCATCCTTGAGGATCTGGTGAACAGGTAGAGCAGATAAACGCATACAGCTGTTGGGTACGGAGTTGAGCTTCGACGGCGCGCTGGTAGGTCTCGTCGGCTACCTCTGGTGTTGTCGACTGGACCTCCTCGGACAGACCCTGGGTGTCATTGCGAACGAGCGAGAGCTCGGTCTGGATGCGTTCGATGCGTTCGCGGAGCTCAGTGTAGACGCGATGGCAGGCGTCAGCGACAGCACTCATCTTGGACTTGCTGATGTAGTCACCCAGGGTACGATGTTTGGGCTTAGTCAAGCCCGACTGACCGTTGGCAGGACCGTTGCCGTTTTGTGCAGAAGTGGTGGAGGATGTTGCTGCAGCGTTGGCCATCTGTGCACTGGTGGATTGGAGTCGGGGATGAATGGACACCATTGCGAGAATGCACAGATCGCGTTCGTAGCCTTGGAGTAAGCTGTGCATCCTTTTGAGTTCTTTCTGCGCCACATCATCGATGAGCGCGTTGGCACCCTTTTCAATGTTGTCGGCATGATCTCGAAGGTTTGCCAGCGCGACTTGTAGACTGCGAGCGATAAGGGTGATTCGCTCGAGAAGGTCGTGGCATGATTGCTCGTAGGTGGCTACCAGCGTGGCGATCTCAGCTGACCAGCTGACGAGTGCTTCGAGCGActttggtgttggcggAAAGGTAAGTTCGACATCGAGCATGGGTGGTACCGGCTCGAGAACGGTATGCTCTGCGagctcagcagcgagcTCGGTTGGGTCGGTGTAGAGGAACTCGCGATTGTAGACAAAAAACTCGTAGTTTTGTGATTGGTGGTGTGCATCCTGATGAGTGGATGAAGAAGGATTCGGTTCCACAACGGCAGCAGAAGATGATTCCGATGGAGAAGTGGCAGTTTGCTGGATgatgcgatcgagcagTTCTTGTTTGAGCTGGCTGCCGTCCGAGGTCATACAGATGATGGAATCGGACGGGATCTCTGTGGCAAGCGAGAGACAGTCGAGGAGGTCATCGAGCGAAGCGAATTGTGAAAGCGGCTGATTGACGACGATGGAGCGTCCATCGTACGCTCGAATGACCCTCATTGGCCGACGTACAGCTGGGGTCGCCCAGCAGCGCTCGAAAGCCAGGTCTTGCACAAAGGGGTCGTTAGAACGTCGAAAAGAAAAGTTCAAGGAAGCAAGAGGTGAGAGTTGCTGATGGCTGGCTTATACCATAGCGAAGAGTGTTCCCTGATGGGTGTTGTTGACCAGAGCGTGGAACGAGGGGCGGCGTCTGGAGGATCAACGTCCAGAAGCAGGAAGCCGGACCATTAGCCAAAAGGCGGATATGATGGAGTTGTTCAGCGATGTCTGCAATGATTCAGCCGACGAGCTAGTCCCAGCTGCGATGACTGTGAGTTGATGGTAAGCAGTGTGAAGGCTGAGTCGTTGTAGGATGAGATAGCTGAGCTAGCGAGGTGTGTGACTAAGGATtaattcacgaatcgtgaatcacgagtcaagaatcacgaatggacCCTGACACAGATAGGCGGTGCACACGgcgagtcacagagtcgtgagtcaagACttgtcactcacgacttggtcgtgaatcacgaatctgtgaatgaTTTCCGAGCCAAGCCGAGCCGTGCGCATCTCGGTTTATTCTCCACATCAGACCCACAATTGTgttcacgaatcacgaatcgtgaatgcgttTGGATGCAGTAATCCAACCcccgaatcacgaatcgtgaacctGTGAATGgcgcgcatcgacgatcCACACTCAAGACAGTCAGGCGTGACTCTGCCACGGGATGAATGGCGTGCTGAGCCGTATGAAGATCAATCGCGCCCATCGAGCCACCTCACCCAGAAACGAGCCTTCATCTTCCGCTGAATGCGGCACAGTTCACAAACATTTGCACGTTCACGTGTTCATCACACACAGCGACGGATGCAAGAAGAAAGCTAAATCGATATCGATGCTTGAGAGCCTATCTGTCTGGACAGCCAGAGGCGCCGGAAGGTGACCAGGAGACGGGGAGGCCTTCACATTGCATGTGAGATGCGCCTCTTGAATCGTGCCATTTTGCTTTCTGAGGCGGGCGAAGTAGGGGACGGTGCACTTTCCCCATGCGCGTTGCCTGTACCGGCTTGCCTACCTGCATCCGCACTGCTATGCTGCATGTGAGCGCTGGTGTTGTGGTGTTGTTGGTAGGACATGTACGCGCTGGCGTTGAGGTTCGGACCGGTTCGCGGAACAGGAGGAAGCTCGTACGTCTGGAAAGGCGCTGCTTCCTGATCATCGGAATCGCTCTGCATCGTATCCCTCCCCGTCCGGCTTCGGCTGCGGCCGCGACTGTAAGCGCGGCTGCCGTTGGACTTGGCGCTAACGATGGCAGACGCTGGCGGCGCTTGGCCCACAAGCTTGTACGGCAAGTTTACCGAGCTGTCTCCAGCCTTGACCAAATCCTGCTGCTGGACGTCGGTGGCAAACGTCAAGGATGGACCGTCGTGTTTTGCCTTGCCCTTGGAATGGCTTGCGCCACTCAAATTGCCAAACGTGGCACCACCGATACCCGTCGTACCTCCGATCTCTTCCTCTGCCGTATCCACATCCTCGCCTCCATCGCCACTGGACCGCTTGTTGCGTCCAGCGACGGCTTCAGCCGTATGTATATCATTCACCTCGTTCTCACCGAGTCGTAGTCGGCTCGTTCCTGCTGGAACGATGGCCGGCACTAGTGTCTGGGCCGGTGCCGATCGGCCTGGCGAAAAATCCCGCACAGATGAGGGAGAAGGGTGGTTGGTGGCTGTGACGTGCGGCGCCTCGGCGAGCGTGCTTAGAAAGGTGTGATTGAGCGGTGTTCCAGATTCGTCGAGGCCGGGTGAGAAGCCACCGACTGCGCCGACGCTGGGCCAACCATCTTCTGGGCTGCCCAGTGCGGCGGGTCCAGCCAGAGCAGATGACGCTGATATCGCTCTCTGAGCGTGCACAGGACGGTCGCTGCCACTGATCGTGATGGGTCCTGAACCTCGGCGTATGGGCGATCCCATCTCGCTGGCGCCATGTACGGTTCGGTGGAGCGAAGAAGCGGGATTGGCAGACGTAGTCGCTTGCTCATTCAGGAGTCGATCGGtgaccaccatctcgcctAATTCTGCCGACAGACCGGCAGTgtctgcagcagcgtcgccagcagcaaacgtCTCGTCGGCAGCCAAAGGACCAGCACTTGAGCCAACGGCGGTATCGGGGCGTGCCCAGTCATTTTTGCGTCGGCTCAAGGCGGCAGTTCCCCTGGGTGGAGCAGCATGCCCAGCATGCCCAGCATGCAGATCTGCAAGCAATGGAGACGCAGATGTGCCCAGCGATGGTCTCGAGGCTATAGCAGCATTGGCAACGAGCGTTGATGAACGAGGCGCATCGGTCGTCGCTGCGTTGAGAAGAGCGGTGGTCAATGTGGGAGGCagggcagcagcaatggGGGCATCGAGCTCCACAGCGGGTGTGCCCACCTCGAGCGGTTGCTTGCCCTGCGCCAGACGTGCTTCTGCGGCGGCGgcttcctgctcgagcgcttcctGCCAGgcctcatcctcttcgacaTCTGCGTCCAGATCGGCAAACGTGCGGCAGAGCGGGCAGGAGAAACCGGGATGGTGCAAGTTGAGCAGAGGTCGGATGCACTTGTAGTGAAAGACGTGCGAGCAGGGAGCAATGAACAAGGCCTGACAGACAGTGACGGAAAAGaggcagatgcagcagtCGGTCACGCTGACACTCTGTCGGTTGGTGGGCAGTGCAGCGGAAGCGCCGCTAGGTTTGTCGTCGTTGGGCGGCGAGAGTGGATTGCCTTGCAAAGCACGGAGCTGACGGAAGGCATTTACGTTGTACTGGTTGGCCTCGCGCTGCCAGCCGCGGTTGAGTTCGACGCGCATCTTGACACAGCGATAGATTTCTTCGGTGCCTCCCTGATAATCGACACCGAGCTGAACCACGTCTCCGTCCTTGATGGCGAAAGGTTTGGATTCAAGGTTAGGTCCCGAGAGGCGAATGTGGTTGAGAAAAGTTCCTGAGGACGACTTTGTGTCTCGGATGAAAAATTTGCCGCCTGGTTCACACCAGATCTCTGCATGACCTCGGCTGACGACCTTGCTCTTGAAAGCGATGCGGGAAGAATCGATGCGaccgccaccaccatgGCTTCCGCTGATGGGGATTGCTCCGCCTCGTGCACCGGGCTGACCGCGACTCGACTGGAGAGGCGCAGCCGATGAACCAACGTCGCCGGACATAGTGGCTTGATTGACGACGCCGGTCAGGGCGGCTAGCACAGGATCGCGGTGCGAAGGTTGTCGATCGGTGAAACGTCCTACTTTGACGGCACTTTCGCCTTCCTTGAGATCGCGTTCAATGGGTTCAAAGTGAAGCGATCGGGTGGCCTCGAGATGCGGCACGAGGCGGATGCGGTGCATGGCGTTGAGCGGACGCGTAGTGGATGGGGTACCGgaggcagcagaagcggtAGCGGTAGCAGCTGGGTCGGTATAAGAGGCGTCGGGGAGTGTCTGAACATTTCGAGATGAACTGTTAGCGTCTTGGAgcaaagatgcgcttgtGGTAGCGGCGGTGACGGAGGGGTATGAGACTGGCGAAGTTGCTGACGAGGCGGAGGAGATGTGTGGGAGAGTGCGAGAggcgacgatggcagcaggGGTGTCGGTTGAGAGTGGTGTGGAGAGGTTGGCAGTGTGCGAGGCGGAGCGAGCGATGGAGGGAGAGGGTGCTGATGGGTTGTTGGTGGAAAGAGAAACACGGACGGGACTGTTGGTGTCTCTGTCGAGAGCGGGCGAGCTGGTGTTGCGAGGCATGTTGAAGGAATCGCGCTCTCGGGTGGAAGGACGCTGCGACTCTGCACGACTGTTGCCGTTCTGGCTGTAACGTCGGAACATGCGACCAATAGCGCTGCCACTTGCGGCGGCGCCAGTGGTGTTAGTGGTGGACATGTTGGACAGGTGAGGAATGGTATCAAGGGCTGGAGAAGTAACGCGAGATGCGGGCGAAATGCGAGACGGATGTGCGAGGTTTGTATCGTCGGAGGATGGGGTCGAATTGTGgaggtgcaggtgcagctgcagctgcgaggaggaggaacTGCGGATCGGGTTGGAAAGGCTGgagctggtggtggcggcggaCGACGCAAAGAGATTGGAAGTGCTAGCAGAGAAAGAAGCTTGATGGGCGTGACTGGACGTTTTGGGACGACGACCAAGGCGAGTGTGGAAAGCAATTGCAATTCGCGGATGAGAAGGGGGCGAGCTGGGCGTGGTCGATCTCGTAGAAGTGGAAAGGTTGGTGTTGTTGATGGGCTGGGGCGACATGAGATCTTGTGAGAATGCTGACAGAGGTAGGCACGattcgacgagatgcaaaTCAGGCTCGCAGGCTCGTCAAAACGAGTGTGAAGCCAGTGTCAAACCAAAATCTTGAGCCATCGGAAGAAAGTCGAAAACGAATTGGCaaagagcgacgagagcaaggATAACAAGCCTTGGAGGACAAGCTGGATGGGAgcgtcaatcacgaatgtcgaaCGCTTGGATCGAGGCTGCCAGTGGTGGCAAACAGCTGGAATGATGaggcgagcgcagcagaggATGAGGGCGCAGACGTGGTTCGAAAAGGGAAGCCAGCGTATCAGACAGATGGGCTGCGGTGTCAGGTTGGCACAGAGATCCTTGATGGTAGTACGATGGATTCAACGGTGCTGACAATctgaatcatgaatcaccaatcaccaatcaccaatcacgatgGCCGTGGCCGTGGCTGTGGCCGTGGCTGTGGCCGTGGCTGTGGCGGTGGGAATCAGGAAtcgcagtcacgagttgtgagtctgAGTGTCGGTCGcacgccaatcacgaatatgaaTCGCAACTGTACAGCTGAACAAGgccaaattcacgatttacgattgcGAAGCCAACATCCAACAGAGGCAGCCCAAAGGcacaagattcacgattcgtcgtGTGAATTATTTTATTAATGTGAATATTCATCgtgattattcgtgattcgtgattcgtgattgactcAAGCCTGAAATGCCACACACAGCCGTGAGCGTCCATGATTGATGATTGTGCATGCGTGATGAACCGAAGCGGCCAAAGTCGACAATCAAATCATCTTTGACTCACTTCAGTCAAGTTAGAGTTAGTCAGACTGAGTTGTGGGTGACTCTTTTGCCgaacgaatcacgaatcacgaaccacgaaccacgaaccacgaaccacgaaccacgagTCTGAGAATCGTTTGGTTGATTGGTCGATGAGCTCTCcactgattcacgattcgtgattacgCACTCTTTCGGCGCTTCCCTGGTGGTGATGCTCTGTGTTTGGCATTCCCCCGTCTTGGCTCAAATCTCtatcgcaatcacgaatctgtcTTTCAGCACATTCCCACCcattgtgaatcacgaatcacgaatcacgaatcacgaatcttgatTCCACCCACCCAAAACTCGAACAAAAGAGACTGGTATTCGTCACTCAcagccgagctcatcgCTTCCAACCTTGGCTCATGCACAAAGCCAAGagacaagcgtgaagccATCAAAGAACCAACCAACCAGCCAACCAAGCAAACGCACTCACATTGTGCCAAATCAAATTTCGCCCAAGTCCTGTATCGCATCGGGGAAATCACcaattcacattcgtgattcacattcacgcttcacgcaCCGCTCGGCACAACCCCGCTGCTACACTCTAACATATCGCCTCGCCTTGCGTCCCATGTCCGGTACCGTCCTTCGTGCTTTCATGTTTCGGGTTCCACGTCCCGTGTGCCAACTGCTCATCCGAGATCCGACCTTTGCTTGTCGGTTTGCCACTTTTTTTCATTTTCAACTTTTTTGGCGGGCCatgtgactctgtgactttgCTAACTACATCTTACCTTCCATCTTGCGATTCGCGGCCAATCATCGATCTGGACTCAGGATGGCGCGCACCAAAGCTGTCAACAAAGCATCtgcgagcaagaagcgcaagtTTGCCGAGGAGCGCGGTGTGGCCcatctgctctcgctctcgcaaTCCATCGCCGACGCCGAATCGCAACGGCAGCACGACCGTATCCAAGCCACGAAAGCCAAGATGCAAGCCGAACACGACAAGAAACTCGGTCAGTGTCAACGCGAAAAAGCGGACGCATCCGTCGCAAGAGACCGAGTGGCCAAGCCAAAAAGCAAAGCACAGATCAAGGCCGCATTAAAGGCACAGCTAAGGCAAAAGGCACGATGCAGAAAGGACAGGAgaaagcagctcaagtCTTCAGATACCCAGCAAGACCCACTCTCGCCCAACAACCACAAGAAGAGCGTCTCGTTTGCGCTCGCGTGATTCACAGTGAATGGGCATCTACGTATCCACATGCAGATCTGCTTGAATCCCATCTATCGTGTCACGTTTACAAAGGTTAATATGCTCATACACGCGGTAAGGAACTCCTACAACTCGGACATTCGTTCTTGATCTCCATCCACGGCTCCAAGCATTGCGTATGGAAAGCGTGCTGGCAAGGCGCAAGCATCACATCCATCCTTCTCCTGTTCAAAGTGCTTGTTGCGTTCAAGCGCTCTTTGCAACGCAGCGCCGTTTGCAGCGCTGTTCGCATGGCTCGAGCAACGTAGTAGCGCACGTTTCGTGCAACGCCACGGCGGCGCGTGTGGCTCGTGCGGCGCAATGC contains these protein-coding regions:
- a CDS encoding uncharacterized protein (related to component of the spindle assembly checkpoint dma1) — translated: MSTTNTTGAAASGSAIGRMFRRYSQNGNSRAESQRPSTRERDSFNMPRNTSSPALDRDTNSPVRVSLSTNNPSAPSPSIARSASHTANLSTPLSTDTPAAIVASRTLPHISSASSATSPVSYPSVTAATTSASLLQDANSSSRNVQTLPDASYTDPAATATASAASGTPSTTRPLNAMHRIRLVPHLEATRSLHFEPIERDLKEGESAVKVGRFTDRQPSHRDPVLAALTGVVNQATMSGDVGSSAAPLQSSRGQPGARGGAIPISGSHGGGGRIDSSRIAFKSKVVSRGHAEIWCEPGGKFFIRDTKSSSGTFLNHIRLSGPNLESKPFAIKDGDVVQLGVDYQGGTEEIYRCVKMRVELNRGWQREANQYNVNAFRQLRALQGNPLSPPNDDKPSGASAALPTNRQSVSVTDCCICLFSVTVCQALFIAPCSHVFHYKCIRPLLNLHHPGFSCPLCRTFADLDADVEEDEAWQEALEQEAAAAEARLAQGKQPLEVGTPAVELDAPIAAALPPTLTTALLNAATTDAPRSSTLVANAAIASRPSLGTSASPLLADLHAGHAGHAAPPRGTAALSRRKNDWARPDTAVGSSAGPLAADETFAAGDAAADTAGLSAELGEMVVTDRLLNEQATTSANPASSLHRTVHGASEMGSPIRRGSGPITISGSDRPVHAQRAISASSALAGPAALGSPEDGWPSVGAVGGFSPGLDESGTPLNHTFLSTLAEAPHVTATNHPSPSSVRDFSPGRSAPAQTLVPAIVPAGTSRLRLGENEVNDIHTAEAVAGRNKRSSGDGGEDVDTAEEEIGGTTGIGGATFGNLSGASHSKGKAKHDGPSLTFATDVQQQDLVKAGDSSVNLPYKLVGQAPPASAIVSAKSNGSRAYSRGRSRSRTGRDTMQSDSDDQEAAPFQTYELPPVPRTGPNLNASAYMSYQQHHNTSAHMQHSSADAGRQAGTGNAHGESAPSPTSPASESKMARFKRRISHAM
- a CDS encoding uncharacterized protein (related to ATG11 - required for mitophagy); the protein is MRVIRAYDGRSIVVNQPLSQFASLDDLLDCLSLATEIPSDSIICMTSDGSQLKQELLDRIIQQTATSPSESSSAAVVEPNPSSSTHQDAHHQSQNYEFFVYNREFLYTDPTELAAELAEHTVLEPVPPMLDVELTFPPTPKSLEALVSWSAEIATLVATYEQSCHDLLERITLIARSLQVALANLRDHADNIEKGANALIDDVAQKELKRMHSLLQGYERDLCILAMVSIHPRLQSTSAQMANAAATSSTTSAQNGNGPANGQSGLTKPKHRTLGDYISKSKMSAVADACHRVYTELRERIERIQTELSLVRNDTQGLSEEVQSTTPEVADETYQRAVEAQLRTQQLYAFICSTCSPDPQGWPVADKIDQETFDEIVRSSNELLLLDEVVREAVQRLTQDRNDILERSLHLLIDISAIQSEFTETGSLLAAVDADLHSNKLDGFKHLHRLKNMLWAYGATVVEVVRRREFAKHFLGKSQSLAELMAKVSASEWKRRQFYRSDVSSLLPWEVKGMDDKPPSLEITTPRVSSEGMADLGLADLQALYELLDHIDYQLREDGIDGVDSPIPEVKAALQALAAALQDLDDEFIHLVNHQLLNRQEQEDEASDDQGDESGSDTSIRARQRLRRRQRLSAPLAAANAQELTQLRSELAAAKAAQEQAEHGLKAETETRLVRLKTEIETLRRQVQTGKADVAKLEAEKREAEARIDTLAADLELERERRLNMVDEVNQLRRDLEQSHRIEAQAKQEVIEEADRVAELEAQAHELHVELEEAKRARIDASSRIEALLSEGSSFEGELRTAQARIEELTEQLSNAHAEAAKAREAATEVETAKERQIRSYRAEADGDRAILEEKVRALKADLDAKTKLLEKQTSIATRAEQSRIPDREAIDLLRGQLRAADVAHEEIVKEMDHAKELANEAEASRREVEASRQLLLERSRGLLAKTSLLRKAVRDMPKHTSSRQALSSEAAQATDKNNANAASTPALAASSGAVVAAQRAIAASTGSLSVSELSESQRQAALDAFDAEAEGATLETTLEALRALDVSEMYDEIKGKLDSLNIVVRKWQKAWKSANEKANKANHAAREKIAFKNFQVGDLALFLPTRSSNLAYKPWAAFNISFPHFFLNAKGALAEQLRTKEWVVARITSINNKVVPTASQVKSLIQGESDADANPFRLPEGVRFFMLDVETYGGHSSAPPALRSRKSSSATVDGGNGAANDPSSHLKDASSHPRSRSEGTLTGLKGLVEEHKNAPGGGAEPSVAKPSQLQSIAAEASKSTTPKAVDDQQIVPDDEAAGRTSGFSLHSDKIEAPEQSTPPMQTPDTSPRLGSTAVLSAPSLAEKGRSKAQQDDNTAETRSAISTSALTRVMRSASSASSFRTEGGISAGGVGRWRAGSSASANAAHWPSRSITGIAEEPTARHRDGNDADTSSSTDSTSHRSTLIEHATMTPAFGRAPNKRRFEAAGRTHNESRSGRAAAAADAAARRHGESQSPETGLLDGCNARSAPASQSRSEGITIRAPQPLHSDLSDTAVSNPFSQSPGPASLPADREGMGTLLRGQTRRKSSLHITSSASVDDEVGKREAPKVQRWPSDAVSKASQRTTSSASTASAPSQASGGIRINGRSIVVDAAVLTGAHRSEASSSSVATTAVTAAHAIPGAFPSSFSSSGSLASPASPSVGQGQTEEAGLSSSTVRQAWRSPRFSGAASPSRPTLSGTQKPSFLSQTLGRFTGAAAQAVQAPPFAPIASESETARKRRVSRPSLLQAIAPMQDAGGAEAEAASGTWQQTHRGTPESTASGVSGFSSMSGNGAQGMLKRLQGQQGSLR